From the genome of Sphingobacterium kitahiroshimense, one region includes:
- a CDS encoding SulP family inorganic anion transporter has product MFGTRMSAFLKLSKRDLKYDVPASVVVFLVALPLCLGIAMASGAPLFAGLLTGVIGGVVVSSISKSPLSVSGPAAGLTVIVLGAIQSLGAYETFLLAVVIAGILQLILGIVKAGMIGNYFPSSVIVGMLAAIGITIILKQIPLALGMLETHAFELDNGHGIGAFTDTLVSSIGPGALIICILSLIVLIYWPSIPKLKSIPAPLIVVALGIGLSFAFNGTAFQLAESQFVLVPIVNSFAEFTGLFTLPDFTQIINKEVWIVAFTIAIIASLETLLSIEAVDKIDPFKRNTPTNRELIAQGVGNITSGLLGGLPMTSVIVRSSANVNAGGRTRQSALLHGMWLLLAILIIPNVLNFIPLSCLAAILLQTGYKLAKPALFTSMYKKGLDQFIPFFATIVAIVFTDLLMGVGIGLVVATFYILKANMQNAFKFDIVKQNDYDKAVITLAEEVSFLNKAPIQQKLYSLPKSVGLIVINGTGSKFIDKDVIEVIKDFEQNALTKGKRIELTDIEYKKK; this is encoded by the coding sequence ATGTTTGGAACTCGTATGTCTGCTTTTCTGAAACTATCGAAAAGAGACTTAAAATATGATGTACCCGCTAGTGTTGTGGTGTTTTTAGTAGCACTTCCACTATGTTTGGGTATTGCAATGGCTTCTGGTGCGCCATTGTTTGCAGGATTGTTAACTGGAGTAATTGGCGGTGTAGTCGTTTCTTCTATCAGTAAATCACCTTTAAGCGTCAGTGGTCCTGCAGCTGGTCTTACAGTTATCGTTTTAGGAGCCATTCAGAGTCTTGGAGCTTATGAAACGTTTTTATTAGCCGTAGTTATTGCTGGAATACTTCAGTTGATTCTAGGTATTGTAAAGGCGGGAATGATTGGTAATTATTTCCCATCCTCGGTTATTGTTGGAATGCTTGCTGCCATTGGGATTACCATTATATTAAAGCAAATTCCTTTGGCACTTGGTATGTTGGAAACACATGCTTTTGAGCTTGATAACGGCCATGGAATTGGCGCATTTACAGACACTTTGGTATCTTCAATTGGCCCTGGGGCTTTGATTATCTGCATCTTATCACTGATTGTTTTAATTTATTGGCCAAGCATACCGAAATTGAAAAGCATTCCTGCTCCACTAATCGTAGTGGCTTTAGGTATCGGATTATCATTTGCCTTTAATGGAACAGCATTTCAATTAGCAGAGTCACAGTTTGTACTTGTACCGATTGTTAATTCCTTTGCAGAATTTACAGGGCTGTTTACGCTTCCCGATTTTACACAGATCATCAATAAAGAAGTTTGGATTGTCGCTTTCACCATTGCGATCATTGCCAGTTTAGAAACACTATTGAGTATTGAAGCGGTCGATAAAATTGATCCATTTAAAAGAAATACGCCGACCAATCGGGAACTGATTGCACAAGGAGTTGGTAACATAACAAGTGGTCTATTGGGTGGTTTACCAATGACGTCAGTTATTGTACGTTCATCAGCGAATGTAAATGCTGGAGGAAGAACAAGACAATCTGCCTTACTTCATGGTATGTGGTTATTACTAGCGATTCTGATCATACCTAACGTATTAAATTTTATCCCACTATCTTGTTTAGCTGCTATTTTATTGCAAACTGGCTATAAGCTAGCGAAACCAGCTTTATTTACATCTATGTATAAAAAAGGACTTGACCAGTTTATTCCTTTCTTTGCAACAATTGTGGCAATTGTATTTACAGACTTATTAATGGGTGTAGGTATTGGTCTTGTGGTAGCCACTTTTTATATTTTAAAAGCTAATATGCAGAATGCTTTCAAATTTGATATCGTCAAACAAAATGATTACGACAAAGCTGTAATCACTTTAGCGGAAGAAGTATCTTTTTTAAACAAAGCTCCTATTCAACAAAAGCTTTATAGTCTTCCAAAATCTGTTGGCCTTATTGTTATTAACGGTACAGGTAGTAAATTCATTGATAAAGATGTTATCGAGGTCATTAAAGATTTTGAACAGAATGCCCTGACCAAAGGAAAGCGCATTGAATTGACAGATATTGAATACAAGAAAAAATAA
- a CDS encoding helicase HerA-like domain-containing protein — MEDQTLFIEKVKASYNPKGAYIYLGAGILDGNILSEAKVNLALKMMNRHGLITGATGTGKTRTLQLIAEQLSDAGVPVFMLDVKGDLSGLAVEGQTNQALIDRGDAVGVQFVPASFPIELFSLTGNKGTTMRIKVSDVGPILLSRILELNDTQTGVLAAIFKYAQDHNMPLVDFNDVKKLLSYLADGPGSEEIKDDYGKISTSSSGTILRKIVAIEQQGVAHIFGEKEFDIEDLFQKVHGRGVISLLNISDVQDQPVLFSTFLLSILAQLFKNLPEVGDLDKPKLVFFFDEAHLLFKDASKAFLTQVEQIVRLIRSKGIGVFFCTQSPTDIPESVLAQLGNRVQHALRAFTPNDAENLRKTVKTYPKSDFYAIDQILTSLGTGQALITVLNDKGIPTEVVSTHLVPARAVMGPADATTYDQLVKQSDLYLKYQQREENRSAAEIVDERMKVANDQQIQQDREKEEAKLAKSSSRRQTPLEAAQKTATTTLAREGVKLLGKLASGLLTAFFKKK; from the coding sequence ATGGAAGATCAAACACTATTTATTGAAAAAGTAAAAGCATCATACAATCCAAAGGGAGCCTATATATATTTAGGTGCAGGTATTTTGGACGGTAATATTTTATCAGAGGCTAAAGTTAACCTGGCTTTAAAAATGATGAATCGACATGGCTTAATTACAGGAGCAACCGGAACTGGAAAAACACGTACTTTGCAATTAATTGCTGAACAGTTGTCTGATGCAGGAGTTCCTGTGTTTATGTTAGATGTTAAAGGTGATTTATCGGGCTTAGCTGTTGAAGGACAAACCAATCAAGCGCTTATAGATCGTGGAGATGCTGTGGGTGTTCAGTTTGTACCTGCGAGTTTTCCCATCGAATTATTTTCTTTGACAGGTAATAAAGGAACAACAATGCGGATAAAAGTGTCTGATGTTGGTCCAATTCTTTTGTCCCGTATTTTAGAACTGAATGATACACAAACTGGAGTGTTAGCTGCAATCTTTAAATATGCACAAGATCATAATATGCCTTTGGTTGATTTTAATGATGTTAAAAAGTTACTGAGTTACCTCGCCGATGGTCCAGGAAGTGAGGAGATTAAAGATGATTATGGTAAAATAAGTACATCGAGTTCCGGAACTATTTTACGTAAGATAGTTGCTATAGAACAACAGGGTGTTGCTCATATATTTGGAGAGAAGGAATTTGATATCGAAGATTTATTTCAAAAAGTACATGGCAGAGGTGTCATTAGTTTATTGAATATTTCGGATGTTCAGGATCAACCCGTGTTATTTTCAACATTTCTATTAAGTATATTAGCCCAGTTGTTTAAAAATTTACCTGAAGTAGGCGATTTGGATAAACCAAAGTTGGTATTTTTCTTTGATGAAGCTCATCTACTATTTAAAGATGCTTCTAAAGCATTTCTGACGCAGGTAGAGCAGATCGTTAGATTGATTCGATCAAAAGGTATAGGCGTATTCTTTTGTACTCAGTCACCAACAGATATTCCCGAGTCTGTGTTGGCACAGTTGGGGAATCGCGTACAGCATGCTTTACGTGCTTTTACTCCGAATGATGCTGAGAATTTAAGAAAAACTGTCAAAACATATCCTAAATCAGATTTTTATGCAATCGATCAAATATTAACATCCTTAGGAACAGGGCAGGCACTCATTACAGTGCTGAATGATAAAGGAATTCCTACAGAAGTTGTTTCCACACATCTGGTACCAGCAAGAGCTGTCATGGGACCTGCAGATGCAACAACTTACGATCAGCTTGTCAAACAATCTGATTTGTATTTGAAATATCAACAACGTGAGGAAAATCGCTCTGCAGCTGAGATTGTTGATGAAAGAATGAAAGTGGCAAATGATCAGCAGATACAGCAAGATCGAGAAAAAGAAGAGGCTAAGCTTGCTAAGAGCAGTTCGAGAAGACAAACACCACTAGAAGCCGCTCAGAAAACAGCGACGACCACACTTGCAAGAGAAGGGGTAAAGTTGTTGGGGAAACTGGCAAGTGGTTTGTTAACAGCATTCTTTAAGAAAAAGTAA
- a CDS encoding TIGR02117 family protein yields MKKILKVLLYILITLILIVFIYWLSERVLSRISAHRENSALPKDITLYIMSNGVHTDLVFPVKNNLMDWTHLFPLSNNKGKDTTYTYMGIGWGDKGFYLNTPEWKDLKASTAFVAATGIGETALHITYHKSVEENELCYKYMIDTVQYQILIDFVKSSLEYDAENKPIVINTNAQYGDSDAFYEAKGSYSMFYSCNTWTNEALKKANMPAGIWATLDKGILSHYKK; encoded by the coding sequence ATGAAAAAAATATTAAAAGTGCTATTATATATTCTTATCACACTCATTCTAATTGTATTTATTTATTGGTTGTCAGAACGTGTCTTATCGCGAATAAGTGCACATAGAGAAAATTCTGCTCTACCGAAAGATATAACGTTGTATATTATGTCAAATGGTGTGCATACAGATCTAGTATTCCCCGTTAAAAATAATCTGATGGATTGGACACATCTATTTCCATTAAGTAATAATAAGGGAAAAGATACCACATATACTTACATGGGAATAGGATGGGGAGATAAGGGCTTTTATTTAAATACCCCAGAATGGAAAGATCTAAAAGCTTCGACAGCATTTGTAGCAGCAACTGGCATTGGTGAAACGGCACTACATATTACCTATCATAAATCAGTGGAGGAGAATGAGCTCTGTTACAAGTATATGATTGATACAGTACAATATCAAATCCTTATTGATTTTGTGAAATCATCGTTGGAATATGATGCTGAAAATAAGCCAATTGTAATTAATACTAATGCACAGTATGGTGATTCGGATGCTTTTTATGAAGCCAAAGGATCTTACAGCATGTTTTACTCATGCAATACTTGGACGAACGAGGCTCTTAAAAAGGCGAATATGCCAGCGGGTATATGGGCAACATTAGATAAAGGAATATTAAGCCATTACAAAAAATAG
- a CDS encoding helix-turn-helix transcriptional regulator has translation MKNNIKINRLMKDYSQEQLANKVGVSRQTINALEAAKYVPSTVLALKLSRVLDKSIEELFQLEDSDLV, from the coding sequence ATGAAGAATAATATTAAAATCAATCGACTGATGAAAGATTATTCACAAGAACAGTTAGCAAATAAAGTCGGAGTAAGTAGACAGACAATCAATGCCTTGGAAGCTGCGAAATATGTTCCTTCAACTGTATTGGCACTTAAGTTATCAAGAGTATTGGATAAAAGTATAGAAGAATTATTCCAATTGGAAGATTCAGACTTGGTCTAA
- a CDS encoding nucleotidyltransferase family protein, whose translation MSKPTLLILAAGMASRYGSLKQIDAFGPHGETIIDYSIYDAINAGFGKVVFIIREEFLDKMKEVFDEKLKGKIEVDYAFQDFDLKKYGIDREIERAKPWGTAHAVMSAKNHVDGPFCVINADDFYGTDSYEKMAKFLTTEVSDDQMALMGFQVGNTLSDYGYVSRGVCVVSPSGHMESVTERTKIYYKEIEGEKKIVFEEGDVITELDPESRVSMNFWGFTPKVFEVAEGMFRDFVEKNSEDPKSEFFIPSVADYFVQTKQADFKVIPTSSKWFGVTYKEDKEIVQASILKLIADGAYPEKIF comes from the coding sequence ATGAGTAAACCAACTTTATTAATTTTGGCAGCAGGTATGGCTAGCCGTTACGGATCATTGAAACAGATTGATGCTTTTGGGCCTCACGGCGAAACTATTATTGATTATTCTATCTATGATGCTATTAATGCTGGATTTGGCAAAGTAGTATTTATAATTCGTGAAGAATTTTTAGATAAAATGAAAGAAGTCTTTGACGAAAAGTTAAAAGGAAAAATCGAAGTAGATTACGCTTTCCAAGATTTTGATTTAAAGAAGTATGGTATTGACCGTGAAATAGAGCGTGCTAAACCTTGGGGTACTGCACACGCTGTAATGAGTGCAAAAAATCACGTTGATGGACCTTTCTGTGTGATTAATGCAGATGATTTTTACGGTACGGATTCTTACGAAAAAATGGCTAAGTTCTTAACAACTGAAGTATCAGATGACCAAATGGCTTTGATGGGATTTCAAGTTGGTAATACGTTATCCGATTATGGTTATGTATCTAGAGGGGTATGTGTAGTAAGTCCTTCAGGACATATGGAAAGTGTTACGGAACGTACTAAGATATACTATAAAGAAATTGAAGGCGAGAAAAAAATAGTTTTCGAAGAAGGTGATGTAATAACAGAGTTGGATCCGGAAAGTCGTGTATCTATGAATTTCTGGGGCTTTACTCCAAAAGTATTTGAAGTGGCTGAAGGCATGTTTAGAGATTTTGTTGAGAAAAATTCGGAAGATCCTAAATCTGAATTCTTCATTCCTTCTGTAGCAGATTATTTCGTGCAAACAAAGCAAGCAGATTTTAAAGTTATCCCGACCTCATCAAAATGGTTCGGTGTTACCTATAAAGAAGATAAGGAAATTGTGCAGGCATCAATCCTAAAATTGATTGCAGATGGTGCATATCCAGAAAAAATATTTTAA